From a region of the Halococcus hamelinensis 100A6 genome:
- the glyA gene encoding serine hydroxymethyltransferase, protein MDYEDVRHTDPAVAEALDGELDRQRSTLSMIASENHVSPAVMDAQSSALTNKYAEGYPGERYYGGCEYADEVEQLAIDRATELWGAEYVNVQPHSGSQANMAVYLAALEPGDKILSMDLTNGGHLSHGFKANFAGKVYEVEHYGVDPDTGRLDYEAIEEHAKAFDPDMIISGYSAYPREVDWERFQAIAESVDAYQLADIAHITGLVAAGVHTSPVGVADFVTGSTHKTIRSGRGGMILSSEAHADAIDAAIIPGMQGGPLMHNIAGKAVGFGEALEPEFEEYANQVVENATALGDRLQEHGLGLVSGGTDTHLVLCDLRESHPDTTGKDVEEALEETGIVLNANTVPGETRSNFVASGIRAGTPALTTRGFDSEACREVADCIARVVDAPDDGSVVEEVSADVDALCERFPLYE, encoded by the coding sequence TGATCGCGAGCGAGAATCACGTCAGTCCCGCGGTGATGGACGCCCAGAGCAGCGCGCTCACCAACAAGTACGCCGAGGGCTACCCCGGCGAGCGCTACTACGGCGGCTGTGAGTACGCCGACGAGGTCGAACAGTTGGCCATCGACCGCGCGACGGAGCTCTGGGGGGCCGAGTACGTCAACGTCCAGCCCCACAGCGGCTCGCAGGCAAACATGGCGGTCTACCTCGCCGCGCTCGAACCCGGCGACAAGATCCTCTCGATGGACCTCACCAACGGTGGCCACCTCTCACACGGCTTCAAGGCGAACTTCGCCGGGAAGGTGTACGAGGTCGAACACTACGGGGTCGACCCCGACACCGGGCGACTCGACTACGAGGCCATCGAGGAACACGCCAAGGCGTTCGATCCCGACATGATCATCTCGGGCTACTCGGCCTACCCGCGCGAGGTCGACTGGGAGCGCTTCCAGGCGATCGCCGAGAGCGTCGACGCCTACCAGCTCGCCGACATCGCCCACATCACGGGACTGGTCGCGGCCGGCGTTCACACCTCGCCCGTCGGGGTCGCGGACTTCGTCACCGGGAGCACCCACAAGACCATCCGCTCGGGCCGCGGCGGGATGATCCTGTCGAGCGAGGCGCACGCCGACGCCATCGACGCGGCGATCATCCCCGGGATGCAGGGCGGGCCGCTGATGCACAACATCGCGGGCAAAGCGGTCGGGTTCGGCGAGGCGCTCGAACCCGAGTTCGAGGAGTACGCGAACCAGGTGGTCGAGAACGCGACGGCGCTCGGCGACCGGCTGCAGGAACACGGCCTCGGCCTGGTTTCGGGTGGAACCGACACCCACCTCGTGCTCTGCGACCTCCGGGAATCCCACCCCGACACCACGGGAAAAGATGTCGAGGAAGCCCTCGAAGAGACGGGCATCGTGCTCAACGCGAACACGGTCCCGGGCGAGACCCGCTCGAACTTCGTCGCCAGCGGGATCCGAGCGGGCACGCCCGCGCTCACGACCCGCGGCTTCGATTCCGAGGCCTGCCGCGAGGTCGCCGACTGTATCGCGCGCGTCGTGGACGCCCCCGACGACGGGAGCGTCGTCGAGGAGGTCTCGGCCGACGTCGACGCGCTCTGCGAGCGCTTCCCGCTCTACGAGTAG